From Saccharothrix espanaensis DSM 44229, the proteins below share one genomic window:
- a CDS encoding DUF2334 domain-containing protein, whose product MVATLVVSLSGIGPSTLARCADLGAELDRRSVPLSLLLAPRKFVPGAALDWVRERVRGRDALVLHGFDHSTDPCHRPVSLRRRAEFSALPAHEAGLRLVAARAAVHRLGLATDVFAPPSWLASPGTVVALRRHRFAVCADMAGVRDLRTGDVRTGRVRMVGEHWSHLLSVGRAARRGGFVRLGVDAADLDRIGVRDMVLESVELALHHGAEAVTYSSTDSPRGSTRNSVPSGEVPARTR is encoded by the coding sequence ATGGTCGCCACCCTCGTGGTTTCGCTGTCCGGCATCGGGCCGAGCACGCTCGCCCGGTGCGCCGACCTCGGTGCCGAGCTCGACCGGCGCTCGGTGCCGTTGTCGCTGCTGCTGGCCCCGCGCAAGTTCGTGCCGGGTGCGGCGCTGGACTGGGTCCGGGAACGCGTGCGCGGGCGGGACGCGCTGGTCCTGCACGGCTTCGACCACAGCACCGACCCGTGCCACCGGCCCGTGTCGCTGCGCCGGCGCGCCGAGTTCTCCGCCCTCCCCGCGCACGAGGCCGGGTTGCGGCTGGTCGCGGCGCGGGCCGCGGTGCACCGGCTCGGGCTGGCCACGGACGTGTTCGCGCCGCCGAGCTGGCTCGCGTCGCCCGGCACGGTGGTCGCGCTGCGCCGGCACCGGTTCGCGGTGTGCGCGGACATGGCCGGCGTGCGCGACCTGCGCACCGGGGACGTGCGGACCGGCCGGGTGCGGATGGTCGGTGAGCACTGGAGCCACCTGCTCAGCGTGGGCCGGGCGGCCCGGCGCGGCGGGTTCGTGCGGCTCGGGGTGGACGCCGCCGACCTCGACCGGATCGGGGTCCGGGACATGGTGCTGGAGTCGGTCGAGCTGGCCCTGCACCACGGGGCCGAGGCGGTGACCTACAGCTCCACGGACTCGCCGCGCGGCAGCACCAGGAACTCGGTGCCCTCGGGCGAGGTGCCGGCCAGGACCCGGTAG
- a CDS encoding phosphoribosylaminoimidazolesuccinocarboxamide synthase yields MSKLADYRPVAAGKVRHLYEVDAELLLLVASDRISAFDHVLGSEIPDKGRVLTAMSVFWFEKFADLVPHHVVAWDDPRIPAEVRGRALLVRKLDMVQVECVARGYLTGSGIVEYRATGSVCGVPLPAGLVEASELASPIFTPATKAALGEHDENVSFEHVAGEVGAELAGRLRDATLAVYSAAREFARSRGVILADTKFEFGLDASGTLVLGDEVLTPDSSRYWPVDGYEPGRVQPSFDKQFVRDWLTSAESGWDRASDTPPPPLPDDVVAATRARYVEAYERISGLSFADWIGA; encoded by the coding sequence GTGTCGAAGCTTGCTGACTACCGTCCCGTTGCCGCCGGCAAAGTCCGCCACCTGTACGAGGTGGACGCGGAGTTGCTGCTGCTGGTGGCGTCGGACCGGATCTCCGCGTTCGACCACGTGCTGGGCTCGGAGATCCCCGACAAGGGGCGCGTGCTCACCGCGATGAGCGTGTTCTGGTTCGAGAAGTTCGCCGACCTGGTCCCCCACCACGTGGTGGCCTGGGACGACCCGCGCATCCCGGCCGAGGTGCGCGGGCGGGCGCTGCTGGTGCGCAAGCTGGACATGGTGCAGGTGGAGTGCGTCGCGCGCGGCTACCTGACCGGGTCGGGGATCGTCGAGTACCGGGCGACGGGGTCGGTCTGCGGTGTGCCGCTGCCGGCCGGGCTGGTGGAGGCATCGGAGCTGGCCTCGCCGATCTTCACGCCCGCGACGAAGGCGGCGCTCGGGGAGCACGACGAGAACGTCTCGTTCGAGCACGTCGCCGGCGAGGTCGGGGCCGAACTGGCCGGGCGGTTGCGGGACGCGACGCTGGCGGTCTACTCGGCGGCGCGGGAGTTCGCGCGGTCGCGTGGGGTGATCCTGGCCGACACCAAGTTCGAGTTCGGGCTGGACGCTTCCGGCACGCTGGTGCTCGGTGACGAGGTGCTCACGCCGGACTCGTCGCGGTACTGGCCGGTCGACGGGTACGAGCCGGGCCGGGTGCAGCCGTCGTTCGACAAGCAGTTCGTGCGCGACTGGCTGACCTCGGCAGAATCCGGCTGGGACCGGGCGTCCGACACGCCCCCGCCGCCGCTGCCCGACGACGTGGTGGCGGCGACGCGCGCCCGTTACGTCGAGGCGTACGAGCGGATCAGCGGGCTGTCGTTCGCGGACTGGATCGGCGCGTAA
- a CDS encoding MBL fold metallo-hydrolase has translation MRIVHFGHSCLLVDTGTARLLFDPGTWSTGFEEVTGLDAVLVTHHHPDHLDTGRLPDLLANNPGAQLYSAEELEGATPARPGDVLAIAGASVHVVDAPHEQIHPTVEVPVNVGYLVDHGAFYHPGDSLTVPEQKVDVLAAPAAAPWMKLSDATAFVAAVAPRVAVPIHEAILARTDLYYRVLAGTSPEGTEFLVLPRGESVEL, from the coding sequence ATGCGGATCGTCCACTTCGGACACTCCTGCCTGCTCGTGGACACCGGGACGGCCCGGCTGCTGTTCGACCCGGGCACCTGGTCGACCGGCTTCGAGGAGGTCACCGGCCTGGACGCGGTGCTCGTCACGCACCACCACCCCGACCACCTGGACACCGGGCGGCTGCCGGACCTGCTCGCGAACAACCCCGGCGCGCAGCTCTACTCGGCCGAGGAGCTGGAGGGCGCGACCCCGGCCCGGCCGGGTGACGTGCTGGCCATCGCCGGGGCGTCCGTGCACGTCGTCGACGCGCCGCACGAGCAGATCCACCCGACCGTCGAGGTGCCGGTGAACGTCGGCTACCTGGTCGACCACGGCGCGTTCTACCACCCCGGCGACTCGCTCACCGTGCCCGAGCAGAAGGTCGACGTGCTGGCCGCGCCCGCCGCCGCGCCGTGGATGAAGCTCTCCGACGCGACCGCGTTCGTGGCCGCCGTGGCACCCCGGGTCGCCGTGCCGATCCACGAGGCGATCCTGGCCCGGACGGACCTGTACTACCGGGTCCTGGCCGGCACCTCGCCCGAGGGCACCGAGTTCCTGGTGCTGCCGCGCGGCGAGTCCGTGGAGCTGTAG